The following coding sequences lie in one Flavobacterium sp. 20NA77.7 genomic window:
- a CDS encoding RluA family pseudouridine synthase — protein MQMPPLFQPFKTDISGISLPEKFTFPFYYQPHELSLIASKALQDFLETQTDFEHNFGLVEEQKGLVIGKMFGVLVCQNKEGEIGYLWAFSGKLAASNHLPYFVPTVFDMLDEKGFFKKEEEIISAINLQIETLEQDPNFLLCKKKFERETNLATICIDEQKQKIQQQKKTRDENRALFDRLAQPLLFHIMQVSWSNESIKEKVLLKNMTKYWDYRLQELKNKYEQFVNEINKLKELRKQKSAALQHLLFAEYAFLNKNKETKSLGGIFNDNPPAGAGECAAPKLLHYAFQHDLKPISMAEFWWGQSPKSEIRKHKQFYPSCKSKCEPILMGHMLKGLALEANPLMENPAAGKQLEIVYEDDALLIINKPAEFLSVPGKTIADSVYQRIRDSHPDATGPLIVHRLDMSTSGIMLVAKDEETYVKLQRQFIDRTIKKRYVALLDGIVKQPKGTIDLPLRVDLDDRPRQLVCYEHGKHAQTHFEVLSIKNKQTRIHFYPITGRTHQLRVHASHASGLNIPIVGDDLYGTKANRLHLHAEWIQFAHPITGKQIEFLVEADF, from the coding sequence ATGCAGATGCCACCACTTTTCCAACCTTTTAAAACGGATATTTCAGGAATTTCATTACCCGAAAAATTTACCTTTCCCTTTTATTATCAACCTCATGAACTAAGTTTGATTGCCTCAAAAGCACTGCAAGACTTTTTAGAAACACAAACTGATTTCGAACATAATTTTGGCTTAGTTGAAGAGCAAAAAGGCTTGGTAATAGGTAAAATGTTTGGTGTTTTGGTGTGCCAAAATAAAGAAGGAGAAATAGGCTATTTATGGGCTTTTTCTGGAAAATTAGCAGCATCAAATCATTTGCCTTATTTTGTTCCTACGGTATTTGATATGTTAGACGAAAAAGGATTCTTTAAAAAAGAAGAAGAAATAATTAGTGCAATTAATTTACAAATTGAAACGTTAGAACAAGACCCTAATTTTTTGCTGTGTAAAAAGAAATTTGAAAGAGAAACAAATTTGGCTACTATTTGTATAGATGAGCAAAAACAAAAAATTCAACAACAGAAAAAAACACGTGATGAAAATAGAGCACTATTTGATAGGTTGGCACAGCCACTTTTGTTTCATATCATGCAAGTAAGTTGGAGTAATGAAAGCATTAAAGAAAAAGTCTTGTTGAAAAACATGACAAAATACTGGGACTATCGTTTACAAGAATTGAAAAACAAGTATGAGCAATTTGTCAATGAAATCAACAAATTAAAAGAGCTAAGAAAACAAAAGTCAGCGGCTTTACAACACTTATTGTTTGCCGAATATGCTTTTTTAAATAAAAATAAAGAGACAAAAAGCTTAGGTGGAATTTTTAATGATAATCCGCCCGCTGGAGCAGGGGAGTGTGCCGCACCAAAATTGTTGCATTATGCTTTTCAACATGATTTGAAACCCATATCGATGGCTGAGTTTTGGTGGGGGCAATCGCCAAAATCTGAAATAAGAAAACATAAACAATTTTATCCTTCTTGTAAAAGTAAGTGCGAACCTATTTTAATGGGGCACATGCTAAAAGGCTTAGCATTAGAAGCTAATCCATTAATGGAAAATCCTGCAGCGGGTAAGCAACTTGAAATTGTGTATGAAGATGACGCATTACTTATCATAAATAAGCCAGCAGAATTTTTATCAGTACCAGGAAAAACAATAGCTGATTCTGTATATCAAAGGATAAGAGACAGCCATCCAGATGCTACAGGACCCTTAATTGTACATCGATTAGATATGTCTACTTCGGGTATTATGTTGGTAGCTAAAGATGAAGAAACGTATGTAAAATTACAACGTCAATTTATTGACCGAACGATTAAAAAAAGATATGTAGCCTTGCTTGATGGTATTGTAAAACAACCAAAAGGAACTATTGATTTACCGCTTAGAGTAGATTTAGACGACAGACCCCGACAATTGGTTTGTTACGAACACGGTAAACACGCACAAACGCATTTTGAAGTGCTTTCTATAAAAAATAAACAAACGCGCATTCATTTTTACCCCATTACTGGACGTACCCATCAATTGCGTGTTCATGCTTCACATGCTTCTGGATTAAACATTCCTATTGTGGGTGATGATTTATATGGCACAAAAGCAAATCGGTTGCATCTTCATGCCGAGTGGATTCAGTTTGCCCATCCTATAACTGGAAAACAAATAGAATTTTTAGTAGAAGCTGATTTTTGA
- a CDS encoding S9 family peptidase, with product MKKYVWSLLLVGSFAFAQKFTIDETVMGPRKYAPTTLIAHQWKKDSKAITYISSDYSNLIEKNASNAWKESVLLTKSELETALKSKFPTDEFSLRTFPTTISWITNTIFETEISGKTSNYKISFDVALKQITNVISYPAEGSQAKYTKNNQVAWLKDNNIRISLAQGKVIEVTNDENKAIVNGSDYVHRQEFGIHSGMWWNETGSKLAYYRKDETMVGDYPIINWNEREAINKNGKYPMAGMTSEHVTLVIYDIASGKKVTLQTGESKEQYLTMVTWDPSGKFIYVGVLNREQNHLKLNKYDAQTGAFVKTLFEEKATTWVEPQHALMFVPNNPTQFIYQTDFYGYNQMYLYTTEGKLLKNLGFKDVVVTNVLGFEATNTKLNYIGTANNGLDRQLYQVDLKSGKSIQLTSVSGIHNSSVSSDGTMVLDQYSNATTPNEISILNIKNKMVNTTLVKAENPFVGKIDLPKIELVTLTSADGKTPLNGRIIYPSNFDATKKYPVMVYLYGGSHAQLVTNRWLSGAGYFDLYMAQQGYIVFTMDNRGSDARGKKFCEVNHRQLGVNEMADQMEGIKFLKSKTFVDTDKIGVFGWSFGGFMSTTLMTSQADTFKVGVAGGPVIDWKYYEIMYGERYMDTPQENPEGYAKASLIDKAKNLKGRLLVIHGAQDPVVVQQNSMNFIEACIKAGKQVDYFLYPNHEHNVSGKDRIHMYAKIADYFDTHLKK from the coding sequence ATGAAAAAATATGTTTGGAGCTTGCTTCTAGTAGGAAGTTTTGCTTTTGCTCAGAAGTTCACCATAGATGAAACGGTTATGGGACCAAGAAAATATGCACCTACAACTTTAATTGCACATCAATGGAAAAAAGATAGTAAGGCTATTACATACATAAGTTCAGATTATTCTAATTTAATTGAAAAAAACGCTTCAAATGCGTGGAAAGAATCTGTGCTTTTAACAAAATCAGAATTAGAAACTGCTTTAAAATCAAAATTTCCAACAGATGAATTTTCATTACGCACGTTTCCCACTACAATTTCTTGGATAACAAATACGATTTTTGAAACAGAAATTTCGGGTAAAACTTCTAATTATAAAATTTCTTTTGATGTTGCCCTTAAGCAAATAACTAACGTTATCAGTTATCCAGCTGAAGGTAGTCAGGCAAAATATACTAAAAACAATCAAGTAGCTTGGCTAAAAGATAATAACATTAGAATTTCTTTAGCACAAGGAAAAGTTATAGAAGTTACTAATGATGAAAATAAAGCTATCGTAAATGGTTCTGACTACGTACACCGTCAAGAGTTTGGGATTCATAGCGGCATGTGGTGGAATGAAACAGGCTCAAAATTAGCGTATTATCGTAAAGATGAAACAATGGTAGGTGATTATCCAATAATTAATTGGAATGAGCGCGAGGCAATAAATAAAAATGGTAAGTATCCTATGGCGGGAATGACAAGCGAACACGTAACGCTTGTTATTTATGATATAGCTTCTGGTAAAAAAGTAACGCTTCAAACAGGTGAGTCTAAAGAGCAATATTTAACAATGGTTACTTGGGATCCTTCAGGTAAATTTATTTACGTTGGGGTTTTAAATAGAGAGCAAAATCATTTAAAATTAAATAAATATGATGCGCAAACAGGTGCATTTGTAAAAACGTTGTTTGAAGAAAAAGCTACAACATGGGTAGAACCTCAGCATGCATTAATGTTTGTGCCAAACAATCCAACACAATTTATTTACCAAACCGATTTTTATGGGTATAACCAAATGTATCTATACACTACAGAGGGTAAATTGCTTAAAAATTTAGGGTTTAAAGACGTAGTAGTTACCAATGTACTAGGATTTGAAGCTACAAATACTAAACTAAATTACATAGGAACAGCTAACAATGGTTTAGACAGACAATTGTATCAAGTAGATCTAAAATCGGGGAAATCAATACAATTGACTTCGGTATCTGGAATACATAATTCTTCTGTATCCTCAGACGGAACAATGGTTTTAGACCAATATAGCAATGCTACTACGCCAAATGAAATTTCAATTTTGAATATCAAAAATAAAATGGTTAATACGACCTTAGTAAAGGCTGAAAATCCTTTTGTTGGAAAAATTGACTTGCCAAAAATTGAATTAGTTACATTGACTTCTGCAGATGGAAAAACACCTTTAAATGGAAGAATTATTTATCCATCAAATTTTGACGCCACAAAAAAATATCCTGTGATGGTATATTTATATGGCGGGTCTCATGCCCAATTAGTAACAAACAGATGGTTGTCTGGTGCGGGTTATTTCGATTTATATATGGCTCAGCAAGGTTACATTGTGTTTACAATGGATAACAGAGGAAGTGATGCTCGTGGTAAAAAATTCTGTGAAGTAAATCATAGACAATTAGGAGTAAATGAAATGGCAGACCAAATGGAAGGTATTAAGTTTTTAAAATCTAAAACGTTTGTAGATACTGATAAAATAGGTGTTTTTGGTTGGAGTTTTGGCGGCTTCATGTCAACTACTTTAATGACAAGTCAAGCAGATACGTTTAAGGTAGGTGTTGCTGGCGGACCAGTAATTGATTGGAAATATTATGAAATCATGTATGGAGAACGTTATATGGATACACCACAAGAAAACCCTGAAGGATATGCGAAGGCTTCTTTAATCGATAAAGCTAAAAATTTAAAAGGTCGTTTATTGGTTATTCACGGTGCGCAAGACCCTGTTGTGGTACAGCAAAATAGTATGAATTTTATTGAAGCATGTATTAAAGCAGGTAAACAAGTAGATTATTTCTTGTACCCAAATCACGAGCACAATGTAAGTGGAAAAGATAGAATTCATATGTATGCTAAAATTGCTGATTATTTTGATACACATTTGAAGAAATAA
- a CDS encoding T9SS type A sorting domain-containing protein: protein MKKYIFLLILATSFVNAQIITFSDTNFKNALVNTNCVDNDNNSIGEADADVNNDNEIELMEAQNVIRLLVFNQNINSLNGIENFTNLQKLNCSSNNLTTLSFQNNNTLTSLLCNSNQIINLTLNNLPSLTEVNCSYNLIQSLDLSTTGFVQGNFSNNPNLQFINLRNNVLNMCLVFPFPGSDYTCVMFLGCPALQMVCLDDNENMGFFSGPPQNNVQFSTNSDCNLSSDSFANDEVTLFPNPVKNELNFSFNKWVCIDKIIIYNSLGQVIKQFIAPKLSIDLSDFNAGYYHIEFISNEGKFRKNFIK from the coding sequence ATGAAAAAATACATTTTTCTTTTAATCCTTGCCACCTCTTTTGTAAATGCTCAAATCATTACATTTTCAGATACTAATTTCAAAAATGCTTTAGTTAACACCAATTGTGTAGATAATGATAATAATAGTATTGGTGAAGCAGATGCGGACGTAAATAATGATAATGAAATTGAATTAATGGAAGCACAAAATGTCATCAGACTTTTAGTTTTTAATCAAAATATAAATAGTTTAAATGGCATTGAAAATTTTACAAATCTTCAAAAACTGAATTGTAGTAGCAATAATTTAACAACGTTAAGCTTTCAAAACAATAATACACTAACATCTTTATTGTGTAATTCAAATCAAATTATTAATTTGACTTTAAACAATTTACCAAGTTTAACCGAAGTTAATTGCTCTTACAATCTTATACAATCCTTGGATTTGAGTACAACGGGTTTTGTGCAAGGCAATTTTAGTAACAATCCAAATTTACAATTCATCAATTTAAGAAATAATGTGTTAAATATGTGTCTTGTTTTTCCATTTCCTGGAAGTGATTATACTTGTGTTATGTTTTTAGGTTGCCCTGCTTTACAAATGGTTTGTTTAGACGATAATGAAAATATGGGTTTTTTTTCGGGACCTCCACAAAATAATGTTCAATTTAGTACAAATTCAGATTGCAATTTAAGTTCAGATAGCTTTGCAAATGATGAAGTTACTTTGTTTCCGAATCCAGTAAAAAACGAATTAAATTTTTCATTTAATAAATGGGTATGTATTGATAAAATTATCATATACAACTCTTTAGGACAAGTTATTAAACAATTTATAGCCCCAAAATTATCAATTGATTTATCTGATTTTAATGCAGGTTATTATCATATAGAATTTATTTCTAATGAAGGAAAATTTCGCAAAAATTTTATAAAATAA
- a CDS encoding aminotransferase class I/II-fold pyridoxal phosphate-dependent enzyme produces the protein MSTFNPADKIQDLQYFGEFGGVNPSISDSSTYTFLSAKTMFDTFEGNAEGCYLYSRHSSPMNLYLGQALAAMEGTEAANVAASGMGAITPVLLQFCGAGDHVVSSRTIYGGTYAFLKNFTPKFNIHTSFVDITKLDVVEASITPATKVLYCETVSNPLLEVADIEGLAQIAKKYNLKLVVDNTFSPLSVAPVQLGADVVIHSLTKFINGSSDTVGGVICGTQQFIDDLRNVNNGASMLLGPTMDSLRSASILKNLRTLHIRMKQHSHNAMYLAQKFEQDGLKVVYPGLASHPSHNLYKGMINSEYGFGGMMTIDVGTLDKANELMELMQNKNLGYLAVSLGFYKTLFSAPGTSTSSEIPLDEQKEMGLTDGLIRMSIGLDNDIERTYHSMKTCMKEIGVL, from the coding sequence ATGAGTACATTTAATCCTGCAGATAAAATACAAGATTTGCAATATTTTGGTGAATTTGGAGGTGTGAATCCTTCTATTTCTGATAGTTCGACTTATACATTTCTGTCTGCCAAAACCATGTTTGATACATTTGAAGGCAACGCAGAAGGATGCTATTTGTATTCGCGTCATTCTTCTCCAATGAATTTATATTTAGGACAAGCTTTAGCGGCTATGGAAGGAACAGAAGCTGCAAATGTTGCTGCATCTGGAATGGGTGCTATTACACCTGTTTTATTACAATTTTGTGGAGCAGGAGATCATGTTGTTTCCAGTAGAACGATTTATGGAGGTACATATGCTTTTTTGAAAAATTTCACCCCAAAATTTAATATACACACTTCATTTGTAGATATTACCAAATTAGACGTAGTGGAAGCCTCCATTACACCTGCTACCAAAGTTTTATATTGTGAAACAGTTAGCAATCCCTTATTAGAAGTAGCAGATATAGAAGGTTTGGCTCAAATTGCTAAAAAATACAACTTAAAATTGGTTGTAGATAATACGTTTTCGCCTTTATCTGTCGCGCCTGTTCAATTAGGTGCAGATGTGGTAATTCATAGTTTAACTAAATTTATTAACGGAAGTAGCGATACAGTTGGAGGGGTTATTTGTGGTACGCAACAATTTATCGATGATTTGAGAAATGTGAATAATGGCGCGAGTATGTTGTTAGGTCCTACAATGGATAGTTTACGCTCGGCAAGTATTTTAAAAAATTTACGAACTCTACATATTCGTATGAAACAGCATAGTCATAATGCAATGTATTTGGCACAAAAATTTGAACAAGATGGGTTAAAAGTAGTCTATCCAGGATTAGCTAGTCACCCAAGTCATAATTTATATAAAGGTATGATTAATTCAGAATATGGTTTTGGAGGCATGATGACGATTGATGTTGGTACCCTTGATAAAGCAAATGAATTGATGGAGTTGATGCAAAATAAAAACCTTGGCTATTTAGCTGTAAGTTTAGGATTTTATAAAACACTTTTTAGTGCGCCAGGTACATCAACTTCATCTGAAATTCCGCTAGACGAACAAAAAGAAATGGGCTTAACTGACGGATTGATAAGAATGTCAATTGGCTTAGATAATGATATAGAACGAACCTATCATAGCATGAAAACATGTATGAAAGAAATAGGTGTTTTATAA